Part of the Methylophaga nitratireducenticrescens genome is shown below.
TCACAAGTAACATTATTAGGTATCGGCTTATATGCCGCTGCAGCTCATATCGAACTTGAAGAATGGCTGAAGTATTCTGGCGACTGGATATCAGAACTTGTTTATTTACCAACTGAAGGTGATGAAGCTAAAAACCTAAAAAACTGGTTGGATTTATTAACAACTTTTGAACCCAGATTATATTGTAAGTGTGGTAGAGCATTAGCAGCATTAGAATAGTGAATCGCAACTACTTTGTTGACATTTTTCAGTCATTAATAGTATGTCAATAAATATAATTTTATTTCATTTCCAATATAGGAGATATTTATGGTAACTCCAAGTAATGATGTAAATGAGATATTGGCAAAAGTTCGAGCACGGGCAACGGACGTGCTTGGCGAAGAGAATTTTGAATATTGGTTAAAAACTCCAAAGCGAGCTTTAGCTAATAAAACTCCTTTAGAGTTAGCCAAAACTAAAGAAGGCTCTGAACAAGTTTTGAACTTGCTTGGCAGAATTGAACATGGGGTATTTAGCTAACGAGATAGATTTAAATCTAAGTATATTCCGTAATCAGTTATTTCTTCTTAGCACTTCCGATTAGCTTCTAACGTGAATAACTTTGAGCAATACTCAAGTATTGATTAGCTTGAAAATGTTGAAGCAGTGTCAGGTCGCTTAAGACATACTTTTACTACCATTTCACGCTTAAGCTCTACTTTTACTACAAAAAAATAGACTGACTTTTAGTACTCTGAAAAATCCATTTCATTTGAAATCAATGGCTTATATGTAACTGAATAGACACGCTTTTAGTAATAGTCACACGTTTTTACGATACAAACCCCACAAGATTTTAAATTCTGAATGGTTGGTAATTTGGTTAATCAAGAAATTTAGATGTTCTCAGATTCTTAATATCATCATAAAGATTTTTTCGTTTCAGATATTCATGCATTTCTCTTGCATCCGAAGGATGCATTTGCTCGTTTGGCATAACGTAGATCATCCAACCATTCTTTAAGACTGATGACGTCTTTTATTTTCTTAATGTATTCCAAAAACATAGCTAACTGACATTCGCCAATGCATTGCCATTCACATGATCAATCAAACTAATCACTTTGGTCGCGGCAGCATCATCGAACACACCCAGCAAGCCTTGGTCATGAATATGGGTAAATGGCGGTTCAAACAACATGGATTTATCAATCACACCATTTTTTGTCAGGTAACTGATAATGTTGTTGATAAAGGTCATTTGGTCGGCTTTCAGATTACCAGCCTGAATAAACTCGGCAAAATGCGCTTGAGCGGCAGCCATATCCAGACCGACAATATTTCGAATAAACACGCCTAACGGTTTATCACCATAGGTATCAATATAATCCTGCTTGGTACCCACTGTTTTGCCATCAAACAGGATGCTTT
Proteins encoded:
- a CDS encoding MbcA/ParS/Xre antitoxin family protein, which produces MVTPSNDVNEILAKVRARATDVLGEENFEYWLKTPKRALANKTPLELAKTKEGSEQVLNLLGRIEHGVFS